One region of Actinomycetota bacterium genomic DNA includes:
- a CDS encoding response regulator: MSELAIRVLVAEDEALIRMDLVEMLGELGYAVVGQVANGQLAVDLAAQLRPDVVLMDVAMPVRDGLSAATQIIQERIAPVVMVTAFSESDTVQHAAHAGALGYLVKPFNRSDLRPAIELAVARWAQMLQLEQQVDDLGARVRARDAVDEAKGQLQAQLGLTEAEAFAWLRKQAMDGRVTLAEVAAQVLRASPASNDRH; this comes from the coding sequence GTGTCTGAGTTGGCGATTCGTGTGTTGGTCGCTGAAGACGAGGCATTGATCCGGATGGACCTGGTGGAAATGCTTGGCGAGCTTGGCTATGCAGTGGTCGGGCAGGTTGCCAATGGGCAGCTCGCTGTTGACCTGGCTGCGCAATTGCGGCCAGACGTGGTGCTCATGGATGTGGCGATGCCCGTGCGCGATGGTCTCTCTGCGGCAACACAGATTATCCAGGAACGCATTGCTCCTGTCGTGATGGTCACTGCCTTCAGTGAGAGCGACACTGTGCAGCACGCTGCGCACGCTGGCGCCCTTGGCTACCTGGTCAAGCCTTTCAATCGTTCGGATCTACGGCCGGCTATCGAACTGGCCGTTGCTCGTTGGGCTCAGATGCTGCAGCTTGAACAGCAAGTCGATGACCTTGGCGCACGGGTTCGAGCACGCGACGCGGTGGATGAGGCTAAAGGCCAGCTGCAGGCACAACTGGGCTTGACAGAGGCTGAGGCCTTTGCCTGGCTGCGCAAGCAGGCAATGGATGGGCGAGTAACGCTGGCGGAGGTGGCCGCGCAGGTTCTGCGGGCATCGCCAGCATCCAACGACCGCCACTAG
- the uvrB gene encoding excinuclease ABC subunit UvrB, which translates to MTRPITDVQRRVAPFSVQAPYEPAGDQPAAIAELTKRILAGERHNVLLGATGTGKSATTAWLVEALQRPTLVMAPNKTLAAQLATEFRELLPDNAVEYFVSYYDYYQPEAYIPQSDTFIEKDSSINEEVERLRHSATNSLLTRRDVLVVATVSAIYGLGTPQEYIDRMVRLRVGESIERDKLLRRFVDIQYTRNDMAFTRGTFRVRGDTVEIFPMYELHPVRIEMFGDEIERLMTLHPVTGEIITEDQEIYVFPASHYVAGPERMDRAIAGIEAELAQRLAEYDQQGKLLEAQRLRMRTTYDIEMMRQLGTCAGIENYSLHIDGRAAGSPPNCLLDYFPEDFLLVIDESHVSVPQIGAMFEGDASRKRTLVEHGFRLPSAMDNRPLRWSEFEERVGQTVYLSATPGPFELAAAEGEVVEQVIRPTGLIDPEIVLKPTEGQIDDLMDEIKIRAARDERVLVTTLTKRMAEDLTDYLLDHNIRVQYLHSEVDTLRRVELLRELRMGVFDVLIGINLLREGLDLPEVSLVAILDADKEGFLRSERSLIQTIGRAARNVSGQVHMYADKITPSMRNAIDETSRRREKQVAYNLERGLDPQPLRKKIADITDLLAREDADTQALVSEIASSKSKRRAPAHQGELVQLIDDLTAQMHQSATELHFELAARLRDEIRDLKKELRGMQEATGT; encoded by the coding sequence ATGACACGGCCGATCACTGACGTACAGCGCCGTGTGGCCCCGTTCAGTGTCCAAGCGCCTTACGAACCTGCGGGTGATCAGCCGGCGGCCATAGCCGAATTGACCAAGAGAATCCTCGCCGGTGAGCGTCACAATGTGCTCCTGGGTGCCACTGGCACTGGCAAAAGCGCGACCACGGCCTGGCTGGTCGAAGCCCTGCAGCGCCCCACCTTGGTGATGGCACCGAACAAGACTCTCGCAGCCCAATTGGCCACAGAATTCCGTGAGTTGCTGCCAGACAATGCCGTTGAGTACTTCGTCTCGTACTACGACTACTACCAGCCCGAGGCGTACATCCCGCAAAGCGACACCTTCATTGAGAAGGACTCCTCGATCAACGAGGAGGTAGAGCGACTTCGTCACTCGGCCACCAACAGCCTGCTCACCAGGCGCGATGTCTTGGTGGTTGCCACAGTCTCAGCCATCTATGGCCTGGGCACACCTCAGGAATACATCGATCGCATGGTTCGACTTCGAGTAGGGGAGTCAATAGAGCGCGACAAGCTGCTGCGTAGATTCGTGGACATTCAATACACCCGCAATGACATGGCCTTCACGCGCGGCACCTTCCGCGTGCGCGGGGACACCGTGGAGATCTTCCCGATGTACGAGTTGCACCCGGTCCGCATTGAGATGTTCGGAGATGAGATCGAGCGACTGATGACTTTGCACCCTGTCACTGGCGAGATCATCACCGAGGACCAAGAGATCTATGTATTCCCCGCCTCGCACTACGTGGCTGGCCCCGAGCGCATGGATCGCGCAATTGCCGGCATCGAGGCCGAGCTGGCCCAGCGGCTGGCCGAGTACGACCAGCAGGGCAAACTGCTCGAGGCTCAGCGGCTGCGCATGCGTACCACCTACGACATTGAAATGATGCGCCAACTGGGCACCTGTGCGGGTATCGAGAACTACTCACTCCACATCGACGGCCGCGCCGCCGGGAGTCCGCCCAATTGCCTTCTCGATTACTTCCCCGAGGATTTCCTGCTGGTCATCGACGAATCCCATGTAAGCGTTCCGCAGATCGGGGCCATGTTCGAAGGCGATGCAAGTCGCAAGCGCACGCTTGTTGAACATGGCTTCCGCCTGCCCAGTGCCATGGACAACCGACCATTGCGCTGGTCGGAGTTCGAAGAGCGCGTTGGCCAGACGGTGTATCTCTCGGCCACCCCTGGCCCCTTTGAGCTCGCAGCTGCAGAAGGTGAAGTTGTCGAGCAAGTCATCCGACCAACCGGGCTCATCGATCCTGAGATTGTCCTGAAGCCCACCGAGGGCCAGATCGATGATCTGATGGATGAGATCAAGATCAGGGCTGCCCGTGATGAGCGAGTGCTCGTCACAACTTTGACCAAGCGGATGGCCGAAGACCTCACTGACTACTTGCTCGATCACAACATTCGGGTGCAGTACCTGCACTCTGAGGTCGACACTCTTCGTCGAGTCGAATTGCTGCGCGAGCTTCGGATGGGCGTATTCGATGTCCTGATCGGCATCAACTTGCTGCGCGAAGGACTGGATCTTCCGGAAGTATCCCTGGTCGCGATTCTCGATGCTGACAAAGAGGGTTTCCTTCGCTCCGAACGCTCACTCATTCAGACCATCGGTCGCGCTGCCCGAAATGTATCCGGACAAGTGCACATGTATGCCGACAAGATCACTCCCTCGATGCGCAATGCCATCGATGAGACTTCTCGCCGTCGCGAGAAGCAGGTGGCATACAACCTGGAGCGCGGGCTTGATCCACAGCCACTGCGCAAGAAGATTGCTGACATCACCGATCTCCTGGCGCGTGAAGATGCTGATACTCAAGCACTCGTCAGTGAGATCGCGTCCAGCAAATCCAAGCGACGCGCTCCGGCCCATCAGGGTGAGCTGGTGCAGCTCATCGATGATCTGACCGCCCAAATGCACCAATCGGCTACTGAGTTACATTTCGAACTCGCTGCGCGCTTGCGCGATGAAATTCGCGATCTGAAGAAGGAGCTGCGCGGCATGCAGGAGGCCACCGGGACATGA
- a CDS encoding MBL fold metallo-hydrolase produces the protein DETWVYPGHGHDTTLGTERPHLAEWRARQW, from the coding sequence CCGATGAGACGTGGGTCTACCCGGGACACGGGCATGACACAACCTTGGGCACCGAACGACCACATCTGGCCGAATGGCGCGCGCGTCAGTGGTGA
- the rpsA gene encoding 30S ribosomal protein S1, with protein sequence MTLSLNAPAQIAINDIGSAEDFLAAIDLTIKYFNDGDIVEGTIVKVDRDEVLLDIGYKTEGVIPSRELSIKHDVDPNEVVRVGDVVEALVLTKEDKEGRLILSKKRAQYERAWGTIEKVKEEDGVVEGQVIEVVKGGLIIDIGLRGFLPASLVEMRRVRDLQPYVGKVLEAKIIELDKNRNNVVLSRRAWLEQTQSEVRQTFLTQLQKGQIRAGVVSSIVNFGAFVDLGGVDGLVHVSELSWKHIDHPSEVVEVGQEVTVEVLDVDMDRERVSLSLKATQEDPWQHFARTHAINQVVPGKVTKLVPFGAFVRVEEGIEGLVHISELAERHIELPEQIVQVNDDIFVKVIDIDLERRRISLSLKQANDSGDAQAHEEFDPYLYGMAPAFDEAGNYVGPAGFDPETGEWKVGFEDERTHWEREYAEAHARWEAHRKQVNEAQVADQAAALESGENISAYSSESSESEGSLATDEALQALRDKLAGE encoded by the coding sequence ATGACCCTCTCTTTGAACGCACCAGCCCAAATTGCCATCAATGACATTGGCTCGGCTGAAGATTTCCTCGCAGCAATTGATCTGACCATCAAGTACTTCAATGATGGTGACATCGTCGAAGGCACCATCGTCAAGGTGGACCGCGACGAGGTCCTTCTTGACATCGGCTACAAGACCGAAGGTGTCATCCCCTCCCGAGAGCTCTCCATCAAGCACGATGTCGACCCCAATGAGGTCGTTCGCGTGGGCGATGTGGTTGAAGCACTCGTGCTCACCAAGGAGGACAAAGAAGGCCGCCTCATCTTGTCCAAGAAGCGCGCACAGTACGAACGCGCATGGGGCACGATCGAGAAGGTCAAGGAAGAAGACGGTGTTGTTGAAGGTCAGGTGATTGAGGTCGTCAAGGGCGGACTCATCATCGACATCGGACTGCGCGGCTTCCTGCCTGCCTCACTCGTTGAAATGCGTCGTGTCCGCGATCTGCAGCCGTACGTCGGCAAGGTCCTTGAGGCCAAGATCATCGAACTGGACAAGAACCGCAACAACGTTGTGCTCTCGCGCCGTGCCTGGCTTGAGCAGACCCAGAGCGAGGTTCGTCAGACCTTCCTCACCCAGTTGCAGAAGGGTCAGATCCGCGCAGGCGTGGTCTCGTCCATCGTCAACTTCGGTGCCTTCGTCGATCTCGGCGGTGTCGACGGGCTCGTCCACGTCTCCGAACTGTCCTGGAAGCACATCGACCACCCATCTGAGGTTGTCGAAGTGGGTCAGGAAGTCACCGTTGAGGTGCTCGATGTCGACATGGACCGCGAGCGCGTGTCCTTGTCGCTCAAGGCAACTCAGGAAGATCCATGGCAGCACTTCGCACGTACCCACGCCATCAATCAGGTCGTTCCCGGCAAGGTCACCAAGCTGGTTCCCTTCGGCGCATTTGTTCGCGTTGAAGAGGGCATCGAGGGCCTGGTGCACATCTCCGAGCTCGCCGAGCGTCACATCGAACTGCCAGAGCAGATCGTTCAGGTCAATGACGACATCTTCGTGAAGGTCATCGACATCGACCTTGAGCGTCGTCGCATCTCGCTTTCGCTCAAGCAGGCCAATGACAGTGGTGATGCGCAGGCGCACGAAGAGTTCGATCCCTACCTGTATGGCATGGCACCAGCCTTTGACGAGGCTGGCAACTACGTTGGCCCAGCCGGATTCGACCCTGAGACGGGCGAATGGAAGGTTGGCTTTGAGGACGAACGTACCCATTGGGAGCGCGAGTACGCCGAGGCGCATGCGCGTTGGGAAGCTCACCGCAAGCAGGTCAATGAGGCACAGGTTGCCGATCAGGCAGCAGCACTGGAGTCGGGCGAGAACATCTCGGCGTACTCCAGTGAGTCCTCAGAGTCAGAAGGCTCACTGGCCACTGACGAAGCACTGCAGGCGCTGCGCGACAAGCTTGCTGGCGAGTAG
- the polA gene encoding DNA polymerase I produces the protein MSKGRLMLLDGHSLAYRAYFALPVENFSTTTGQPTNAVYGFTSMLINILRDEQPTHVAVAFDISRKTFRTAMFPEYKANRESSPEPFKGQVPLIQEVLRAMGIKVIEADGYEADDVIATLSQQAKASEFEVVIVTGDRDSFQLVDDKTTVLYPRKGMSDLARMTPEAVVEKYGLTPEQYPDFAALRGDPSDNLPGIPGVGEKTATKWIVEYGSLNALVDHADQIGGKVGDSLRANLPQVLLNRQLTQLDSAVPMALHVDDCAMQQFDRQAIDELFTALQFRALRERLAALQPSNDVEELTPPAELQAVVTVSPAELPSWLSALQQPVCFAFDGTWGHGGGELRAVALQGSGQAAAVLDLDESAFQSTLWPWFADPAVSKIGHGVKGPALALLAKGVELAGVTFDTQLGTYIASPGQTSYSLEACVNKFLGRELAAATAAGQLELEPADRSHLADHVAAVKELHEYLQARLATAAEQSLLTDLEIPLTLLLARVEFDGVAVDRELLTELSSGFAANMRESEAAAHAIVGRPFNLGSPKQLQEILFVERDLPKTKKIKTGYTTDAESLQSLFAKTGDPLLSELLDWRDRSKLRQIVEGLIPVIGTDGRLHTTYSQLMSATGRVSSSDPNLQTIPIRSEAGRQIRKCFVVGEGYETLMTADYSQIEMRIMAHLSQDAGLIAAFRAGEDLHTTAASQVFGVDPSDVDPEMRRRIKAMSYGLAYGLSAYGLGQQLGVGPDEARVLMDTYFARFGGVRDYLAAVVEEARQRGYTETILGRRRYLPDLTSDNRQRREMAERMALNAPIQGTAADIIKLAMLGVADALAAEGLSSRMMLQVHDELVLEVAPGEQEALQAIVVRCMMGAMSLDVPLEVSLGLGSSWESAAH, from the coding sequence ATGTCCAAAGGTCGCCTGATGCTGCTCGACGGACATTCCCTTGCCTACCGCGCGTACTTCGCTTTGCCTGTTGAGAATTTCTCCACCACCACCGGTCAGCCGACAAATGCTGTCTACGGATTCACGTCAATGCTCATCAATATTCTGCGTGACGAGCAGCCAACGCACGTCGCAGTTGCCTTTGATATTTCTCGCAAAACCTTTCGAACGGCAATGTTCCCGGAGTACAAGGCCAACCGCGAGTCCTCGCCAGAGCCCTTCAAAGGTCAAGTCCCCTTGATACAAGAGGTGCTGCGCGCGATGGGCATCAAGGTGATTGAGGCTGATGGATACGAAGCCGACGATGTCATTGCCACCTTGAGTCAGCAGGCAAAGGCATCAGAGTTTGAGGTCGTCATCGTCACCGGCGATCGCGATTCGTTCCAGCTTGTCGATGACAAGACCACAGTTCTGTATCCGCGCAAGGGAATGTCTGATCTAGCCCGGATGACACCGGAAGCCGTTGTGGAGAAGTACGGCCTGACTCCAGAGCAGTACCCGGACTTCGCTGCGCTACGAGGCGATCCCAGCGACAACCTCCCAGGCATTCCCGGTGTGGGCGAGAAGACAGCCACGAAGTGGATCGTTGAATACGGCAGCCTGAACGCGCTTGTTGACCATGCCGATCAGATCGGCGGCAAGGTCGGCGACTCGCTTCGCGCGAATCTGCCTCAGGTGCTGCTCAATCGGCAGCTGACCCAGCTCGACAGCGCTGTACCGATGGCATTGCATGTCGATGACTGCGCAATGCAGCAGTTCGACCGGCAGGCGATCGACGAATTGTTCACTGCTTTGCAGTTCCGTGCCCTGCGCGAACGACTGGCCGCTCTCCAGCCTTCCAACGATGTGGAGGAACTGACCCCCCCGGCCGAATTGCAAGCTGTGGTGACGGTCTCGCCCGCCGAACTTCCCAGTTGGCTTTCGGCACTGCAGCAGCCTGTGTGCTTTGCCTTCGATGGCACGTGGGGGCATGGTGGCGGCGAGCTCCGCGCTGTGGCGTTGCAGGGATCCGGACAAGCTGCAGCGGTACTGGATCTCGATGAGTCAGCATTCCAATCCACGCTGTGGCCCTGGTTCGCGGACCCCGCGGTGTCCAAGATCGGACACGGCGTGAAGGGTCCGGCGCTTGCCCTGCTGGCCAAGGGCGTCGAACTGGCTGGTGTCACCTTCGACACGCAGTTGGGCACCTACATCGCCTCACCGGGTCAGACTTCGTATTCACTTGAAGCCTGCGTCAACAAATTCCTCGGCCGAGAGCTTGCTGCGGCCACGGCAGCAGGTCAGCTCGAGCTGGAACCTGCCGACCGTTCGCATCTGGCCGACCATGTCGCTGCGGTCAAAGAACTGCACGAGTACCTCCAGGCTCGACTGGCCACTGCGGCGGAGCAGTCATTGCTGACCGATCTCGAGATACCGCTCACCTTGCTGCTGGCTCGGGTGGAGTTTGATGGAGTGGCAGTTGATCGTGAGTTGCTGACGGAGCTGAGTTCCGGCTTTGCCGCGAACATGCGCGAGTCTGAGGCGGCCGCTCACGCCATTGTCGGTCGTCCCTTCAATCTCGGATCGCCAAAGCAATTGCAGGAGATTCTTTTCGTCGAGCGTGATCTGCCTAAGACCAAGAAGATCAAAACCGGGTACACGACAGATGCCGAATCCCTGCAGAGTCTGTTCGCAAAGACCGGCGACCCGCTGCTGTCTGAGTTGCTTGATTGGCGCGATCGCTCAAAGCTGCGTCAGATCGTCGAAGGGCTGATCCCAGTCATCGGCACGGATGGTCGCCTGCACACGACGTATTCGCAACTGATGTCCGCGACCGGTCGCGTCTCCAGCTCGGATCCGAACCTGCAGACCATTCCCATTCGTTCAGAGGCCGGTCGACAGATCCGCAAGTGCTTCGTCGTCGGCGAGGGCTACGAGACGCTCATGACCGCCGACTACAGCCAGATCGAGATGCGGATCATGGCGCACCTCTCACAGGATGCTGGGCTGATCGCTGCCTTCCGGGCGGGGGAGGACCTCCACACCACCGCTGCGTCCCAGGTATTTGGCGTGGATCCCTCAGACGTGGATCCGGAAATGCGCCGACGCATCAAGGCAATGTCCTACGGGCTTGCCTACGGCCTCTCGGCATACGGGCTCGGTCAGCAACTGGGCGTGGGTCCAGATGAAGCCCGGGTGCTGATGGACACCTACTTCGCCAGATTCGGCGGAGTGCGCGACTACCTGGCTGCCGTCGTGGAGGAAGCCCGGCAGCGCGGGTACACCGAGACGATCCTTGGCCGGCGGCGCTATCTGCCCGACCTGACTTCCGACAACCGCCAACGCCGCGAAATGGCCGAGCGGATGGCCCTGAATGCCCCTATCCAGGGCACCGCAGCCGACATCATCAAACTGGCGATGCTGGGTGTGGCGGATGCCTTGGCCGCTGAGGGGCTGAGCAGTCGCATGATGCTTCAGGTGCACGACGAACTGGTGCTTGAAGTGGCGCCCGGTGAGCAGGAAGCGCTTCAGGCCATCGTGGTGCGATGCATGATGGGAGCTATGAGCCTGGACGTCCCCCTTGAGGTCTCGCTTGGTCTGGGTTCCTCCTGGGAGAGCGCAGCGCACTGA
- the coaE gene encoding dephospho-CoA kinase (Dephospho-CoA kinase (CoaE) performs the final step in coenzyme A biosynthesis.), producing the protein MIRVGLTGGIGSGKSTIAQMFKAHGAHIIDADQIGRDIVEPGAPAIAELAAAFGESIVGADGSLLRAELARIAFQTPELTAQMNGIMFPRIVDETNKRFADAEAAGERIVIYDIPLLTEMGTDLVQMAIVVDVPVETQVERAVSRGLPEDDVRRRIAVQQSREDRLALADFVIDNSGSLEETQEQVDRIWTSLMPA; encoded by the coding sequence GTGATTCGAGTAGGCCTCACGGGCGGCATTGGTTCAGGCAAGTCCACGATCGCGCAGATGTTCAAGGCGCACGGTGCCCACATCATCGACGCCGACCAGATCGGGCGCGACATCGTCGAGCCCGGCGCGCCGGCGATCGCAGAGCTGGCCGCGGCATTCGGAGAAAGCATCGTGGGCGCAGATGGATCCCTGTTGCGAGCCGAGTTGGCTCGCATCGCCTTTCAGACCCCAGAGCTCACGGCTCAGATGAACGGCATCATGTTCCCGCGCATCGTGGATGAGACAAATAAGCGCTTTGCTGATGCCGAGGCAGCGGGGGAGCGCATCGTGATCTATGACATTCCGCTACTCACTGAGATGGGCACCGATCTGGTGCAGATGGCGATCGTCGTCGACGTGCCCGTCGAAACGCAGGTGGAGCGAGCCGTGTCTCGTGGACTGCCCGAAGACGATGTTCGTCGCCGGATTGCAGTGCAGCAGAGTCGTGAGGATCGCCTGGCCCTCGCCGATTTCGTGATCGACAACTCTGGCTCACTGGAGGAGACTCAGGAGCAGGTCGATCGGATCTGGACCTCCTTGATGCCTGCGTAG
- a CDS encoding TerC family protein, producing METSALLWTVTVLGIVGLIALDFVFVSRKPHDVGFREALIWSIFYVGIAVAFGLALIVWQGSAIGSEYFAAYLVEKSLSVDNLFVFIIILTQFAVPTALHQRVLLFGVVLALILRGIFIAIGAAALETFAFTFVIFGALLIWTGVQLARHRNEDPDPMNSLIVRTVRKRVPYTDKFQDTKLFITENGVRLATPLLIVMISIGATDLLFALDSIPATFGVTQEPYLVFAANAFALMGLRALYFLLKGLLDKLIYLSTGLAVILVFIGIKLVLTWASGVWPEVPHISTNQSLVFIALVLVVVTVGSWIKVRRDPTAKGHAGRITDPHRHDD from the coding sequence ATGGAGACTTCGGCATTGCTGTGGACAGTCACGGTCCTTGGCATCGTTGGGCTCATCGCGCTCGACTTTGTCTTCGTCAGTCGCAAGCCGCATGATGTCGGCTTTCGGGAAGCGCTCATCTGGTCGATCTTCTATGTCGGGATCGCAGTTGCTTTCGGACTTGCTCTCATCGTCTGGCAAGGATCTGCCATCGGCAGCGAATATTTCGCGGCGTATCTCGTTGAGAAATCCCTCAGTGTTGACAACCTCTTCGTCTTCATCATCATCCTGACGCAGTTCGCAGTTCCCACTGCCCTGCACCAACGAGTGCTCCTGTTCGGCGTCGTACTTGCGCTCATTCTCCGCGGCATCTTCATTGCCATTGGCGCTGCGGCTCTGGAGACATTCGCATTCACCTTCGTCATCTTCGGCGCGCTCCTGATCTGGACAGGTGTGCAGCTGGCCCGCCATCGCAATGAGGATCCCGATCCGATGAACAGCCTGATTGTGCGCACAGTTCGCAAACGCGTCCCGTACACAGACAAGTTCCAAGACACCAAGCTCTTCATCACCGAGAACGGCGTTCGCCTGGCCACACCGTTGCTGATCGTCATGATCTCCATCGGTGCCACAGATCTTCTGTTTGCCCTCGATTCAATTCCGGCAACTTTTGGCGTGACCCAGGAGCCGTACTTGGTATTCGCCGCAAACGCCTTCGCGCTCATGGGCCTGCGTGCGCTGTATTTCCTGCTCAAGGGGCTGCTCGACAAGTTGATCTATCTGTCCACCGGGCTTGCTGTGATCCTGGTCTTCATCGGCATAAAGCTGGTGTTGACCTGGGCAAGTGGTGTGTGGCCGGAGGTGCCGCACATCAGCACCAATCAGTCTCTGGTGTTCATTGCCTTGGTGCTCGTGGTGGTCACCGTGGGCTCCTGGATCAAGGTGCGACGTGATCCAACCGCCAAGGGCCATGCCGGCCGAATTACCGATCCACATCGTCACGACGACTAG
- a CDS encoding TerC family protein, whose protein sequence is MIVPTWLWVATIGGFVIIILIDLFVVDSRPHVFGTREAGRWVAVYFALAVCFAIFMSIYFGLNYGGQFVAGYLTEYSLSVDNLFVFLVLMTSFAVPATLQHRVLLVGVVIALILRAILIVIGAELISRFAGVFYIFGAFLFFTAWKVWFSHDQEPDPQGNGLVRYVSKRFAVSPHYDGSKLLTKIAGKRMLTPLALVMLAIGTTDVLFALDSIPAVFGITQEAYIVFAANAFALMGLRQLYFLLQGLMGRLRHLNYGLAIILAFIGVKLILEAIHETTSLEVPLIPIWLSLAFIIGVLALTAILSLRSPDQTPVDPALPEA, encoded by the coding sequence ATGATTGTTCCTACCTGGCTCTGGGTAGCCACCATCGGTGGCTTTGTCATCATTATCTTGATCGACCTGTTTGTGGTGGACAGCCGTCCGCATGTATTCGGCACGCGTGAGGCCGGCAGGTGGGTTGCGGTGTACTTCGCCTTGGCCGTGTGCTTCGCCATCTTCATGTCGATCTACTTCGGTCTGAATTACGGCGGTCAATTTGTTGCCGGGTATCTCACTGAATACTCGTTGAGCGTCGACAATCTCTTCGTATTCCTCGTATTGATGACGTCCTTCGCGGTACCGGCCACCTTGCAGCACCGAGTGCTGCTTGTTGGTGTGGTGATCGCCCTGATTCTGCGGGCAATCCTCATCGTGATCGGCGCGGAGCTCATCTCGCGTTTTGCCGGAGTGTTCTACATCTTCGGCGCATTTCTGTTCTTCACAGCCTGGAAGGTCTGGTTCTCACACGATCAGGAGCCAGATCCGCAAGGCAACGGTCTGGTGCGCTATGTGTCCAAGAGATTCGCAGTATCGCCGCACTACGACGGCTCCAAACTGCTCACCAAAATTGCCGGCAAAAGGATGCTCACCCCTTTGGCGCTGGTGATGCTGGCCATTGGCACAACCGATGTGCTGTTTGCGCTGGACAGCATCCCCGCGGTGTTCGGCATCACCCAAGAGGCGTACATCGTGTTCGCTGCCAACGCCTTCGCCTTGATGGGGCTGCGCCAACTGTACTTCCTGCTGCAGGGCTTGATGGGACGTCTACGACATCTGAACTACGGTCTGGCCATCATCTTGGCTTTTATCGGAGTCAAGCTCATTTTGGAAGCCATTCACGAAACAACCTCGCTTGAAGTTCCACTCATTCCCATCTGGCTCTCGTTGGCCTTCATCATTGGAGTACTTGCCTTGACCGCCATTCTCAGCCTGCGAAGTCCAGACCAGACTCCGGTCGATCCCGCATTGCCGGAGGCATAG